The stretch of DNA CTGGCTCGACGCCGCGGCGTTTTACGACACACTCGAACGCGACCGGGCCTACGACCGGCTCATCGACCAGTGGGGCAAGGCCGCCGAAGGCATCGGCGCCCAACTGACCGAACAGGCCGCAGAAGTCATCATCCAACTCGACGAAGCCGCGGCCGCCGCGCTCGGAGAACCCGTCATCCTTCCGCCCCCGCCCAAGACCCCACCCCCTCCTCCCGACCCGGACGAGAAGTGGTGGAAGAGACTCCTGAGGATTTAGTCGGGGTCCTGGGGTCCCGGGGTCCGGGATCGCAGTTCCTCAGTTCGCCAGTTCCCCAGTTCCCCAGTTCCCCAGTTCCTAATTTCCCAACTACGCCCGGCAGCGGCCGCCAACCGATCGGCGGCCGATGCCGTCATAGTCTGCGTCGCTACATATAGGCACGCGTATGACATTTTTCAGTCCCGAACTCAAAAAGGGCAGCACCGAGATGCTGGTCCTGTCGCTCATCGAAGCCCGGCCTCGGCACGGGTATGAGATCGGCAAACTCATCGAGGCGCGCTCAAATGGCCGCATCACCTTCGCGCTGCCCACGCTGTACCCGACGCTGTTGCGTATGGAAGGCCGTGGCTGGATTAAGGGCCGGTGGGTGGAGAAACCAGGCGAACGTGAACGCTGTTTTTACCGGCTGACGCCGGAAGGCCGCCGCATTCTGGCGGCGCAGCGCGCGACCTGGCTTGAGTTTGTGGCTGCGGTCAACGACGTCATGGATGCCGGCGATGCGTGACTGGCAGGCGTATGTCCGCGCGCACTTGAACCTGCCCGCGCACTCACCCGAGCGCCAGGCGCGCATCATCCGCGAACTGGGCACGCAGATGGAAGACTTCTATCGCGATGCCCTCGCCGGAGGCCTGACCGAACAGGAAGCTGATATCCACGCGCGTTCGCAGGTGACCGATTGGGAGCGGATTGCGCGCGACGTGAGTCGCGCGGACCGCGTCTATCGGGAGCCCGGATTCGTGCGGCTGGCCAACGCAATGGACGGATCACCCGGGCCGACAGGAGGAGTACTGCAGATGTTTTCCAATGTGATTCGTGACGTTCGCTTTGGCTTGCGTCAGTTGTGGAAGGCGCCGGGATTCTCGGTAGTGGCCATCCTGACCCTGGGCCTGGGCATCGGCTCGAGCAGCGCGATTTTTTCAGTGGTCAACGGCGTCCTGTTGCGGCCCCTGCCGTATCCGGAGCCCGACGCCCTGGTCCGGGTGCATGAGTTGGTGCCTCAGTACGGCCGGTTCTCAGTGGCGCCGGCCAACTTCCTCGATTGGCGGACTCAGAATAAATCGTTCGAGCGCATCGCGGCGTACTCCGGCACCAGCGGCACACTCATCTGGGACGATGGCCCGGAGCGCGTGCAGGGCGCAAGCGTGTCGTGGGACCTGATGGAACTGTTGAAGGTCAGGCCCGCGCTCGGTCCCGGGTTCGAAGAGAAACACGACCGTCCCGGCGGCAACGATGTGCTGATTCTCAGTCACGGCCTCTGGCTGAGGCGCTTTGGCGGCGACCCGGCGGTGATCGGCACGTCGATCACCTTCAGCGGCACGCCCGCGACCATTGTCGGCGTCATGCCGGAGGGCTTCTACTTTCCTTCACGCACGGCGGAGTTCTGGCGACCGATCGCGATCAACCCGTCAGACCCGCCGAGAGGCGCGCATTTCCTTGGCGTGGTGGCACGCCTGAAGGAGGGCGTGACGACCGATCAGGCCGGCGCGGAAATGAAGGGCATCGCTGAACAGCTCGCGAAGCAGTATCCCAACAACAGTGCCAATGAGTCCGCGGAGATCGTGAGCCTGCTCGAGCAGGTCGTGGGTACGATCCGGCCGGCCTTGATGACCTTGCTTGCGGCCGTCGGGGTCGTGGTGTTGATCGTGTGCGCCAACATCGCCAACCTCTTGCTGGTGCGCGCGTCGATGCGCGAAAAGGAAGTGGCGATTCGCACCGCACTCGGCGCCGGCCGCTCGCGACTGGCGATGCAGATGCTGGCTGAAAGCCTTGTGCTCTCGTTGACGGGTGGCGCCCTCGGCCTGCTGCTGGCCTACCTCGCTATTCCCGCGATCCAGACACTCAGCGCAGGCAGCATTCCTCGCGTGGCCGATGTGTCGATCGATGGCTCCGTGCTGGGGTTCACGCTGGTGGCCTCCCTGCTGACCGGTGTGATCTTTGGTCTGGTTCCGGCCTGGCAGGCCTCACGCGCCGGCGCCGGCTCGGCGCTGAAAGAGGGTGGCCGCTCATCGGTGGGCTCGAGTGGCAAGTGGATGCGCAACGCGTTGCTGGTCGCCGAGGTTGCGCTCTCACTGGTGTTGCTGGTGGGCGCGGCTCTGCTTCTGCGCAGTTTCTCGAAGCTGACGAACGTGGACCCCGGGTTCAACCCACAGGGCGTGCTGGCCTTCCAGGTCTCACTGCCTGCGGCCTCGTACGCCGACGACGGAAAGGTCCTGCAGTACTACGACAGGCTGCTGGAACGTCTCGCCGCCACGCCCTCAGTCACGTCGGCGGCGGCGGTCCAGTCACTGCCGATTCGGGGAAGTTATGTGCTCTCGGTCGTCATCCACGGCCAGCCCACGCCCGCACCTGGCGAGGAACCGTCGGCGAACTACCGAGCCATCACGCCCGACTACTTCGCCACGATGGGCATCCCCGTGCTTCGTGGACGTGCGTTCACACGTCAGGACGCCACAACAGGCGCACGAGTCACGATCGTTGACGAAGCGTTCGCCCGGCGGCACTACCCGGGCGAAGAAGCCATTGGGCGCCGAATCGACATCGGGAACGGCACCGACAACGCCGAGATCATCGGCATTGTCGGCAACGTGAACTACACCGGACTCGACGCACTACCGACGCCGACGATGTACATGTCCACCGCGCAGGATTCCTTCAATACCTTGTGGGTGATGGCGCGGACGGAGGGCGACCCGAATGCGCTCTCAGGAACGGTCCGGCAAATCGTGCGCGACCTGGACGGCCGATTGCCCGCCTATTCGATGACGCCGCTGGCCGAGGTGGTGTCTGAGTCGGTGGCCCAGCAGCGGTTCTCGATGCTGCTGATCCTGCTGTTCGGCGGCGTGGCGTTGTTCCTGTCGGCCGTGGGGCTGTACGGCGTGGTGGCCTACACCGTGAGCCTGCGCACACGCGAGATTGGACTCCGGATGGCGGTTGGCGCCAGTCCCTCAGACGTGCTCAGGATGATCGTCGGCGGCGGAATGAAGCTGGCGCTGCTTGGCGTCGCGCTCGGCGTGGGCGGCGCGCTGGCACTGTCGCAACTGGTGAAGGCGATGCTGTTCGAAGTGGAGCCCTCAGACCCGGCCAGCTACGCGGCCACAGCCGCGCTGCTTCTGGTGGTGGCGGCGCTGGCCTGTTACATCCCGGCCCGCCGAGCCATGCGCGTGGACCCGATGGTGACGCTGCAGCAGGAATAGCGAAAACGACCTCTGGAAAACGACCTCTGAGGTAGTTTCCCGTGAGCCAGAGGAAACTACCTCAGAGGTCGTTTTCGCGAGCTTTGCTACCTCTTGAACATGTTCCTGACGACGAACCAGACGTTGGCGGGGCGCTCGGCCAGACGACGCATGTACCAGGGGAACCAGTATTCGCCGTAGCTGATGAGGCAGCGGGTGCGGACACCATTGGCCGCCAGTTGCTGCTGGCGCGCCGTCTGAATGCCAAACAGCATGGCGAACTCGTAACGGTTGGACGCCACCTTGCGGTCGGCAATGACCTTCAGCAACCGCTCCTGCAGGGCGATATCGTGGGTGGCGATGTGCAGCAACGCGCCCGGCTTGAACGCGTCTTCCTGCAGCAGGCGCGCGCAGATCTTGAAGTAGTTCTCGTCCACATCGGACTTCTGCGGAAACGCCACCTCCGCCGGCTCAAGGTATGCGCCCTTGACCATGCGAATGGCTGACCCGAGCGCCACCAGTTCCTCAATGTCTTTTTCGGTGCGGAACAGATAGGCCTGGATGGCGATGCCAATATTCGGCGTCCGCTGGCGCAGGCGCTTGAACAGGGCGATTGTGCCGTCCACGTACGGCGAGCTCTCCATGTCGAGCCAGAAAAACGTCTTCGTCTGCTCGCAGCGATCGATCAGGCGCAGGCAGTGTTTCACGCACACTTCCGGGTCCTGGTCGTAGCCGAGCTGCGTCGGCTTGACCGAGATCTGCGAGTCAATACCTGCGGCGGTGATCAAATCGATCACCTTCAGGTAATGCTCGCAGACCTCGTCGGCCTCACTGATGTGCGCGATGTTCTCGCCCAACCGGGTCAGGATCGTATTCAGCCGCGCAGGCTTGAGGGCTTTGGCGGCCTCAACCGCATCCTCAATCCGTTCACCCGGCATGAACTTCGAGACCGATCGGCGCACAAATCCGGTGCGCATCGCGTTCTCGCGAATCCAGGCGTTGGTTGATGCCCACAACAGGGCTTTTCGCATCACGCTCATGTTCTTGAATCGCTAATCTGGTTTTAGAATCCGCCGGCGCCGGCTGGCGGGGCCGCGAGGGGTTTCAGCGCGCCGCGGTGGCACGAGTAACACGTCGCCTTGCTCGGCTCGCCCGGCTTGACGCCAAGGTGATCGGCATTGATCGCATTCGCCATCTTCAGCATCTTGCGCGCCGTGGCCTTGGCCGGCAGGTCATCCTTGAACCGCTCCTGAGGAGTACCAACGTGGCAGTGCGTGCACTGCACGCCGAGCGCGACGGTGAACGTCCGCATCAGCGCGATCACGTCCTGGCGGGCCATGTCCTTCGGCAGCACCTGCAGGTTCTGCAACGGCGCGGCCTGGCCGCCGCCCTGTCCGCCACCCTGGGCCGACGTCTTCGTTACCGCCACCGCCATCACACAGACGCACATCAGACCCGCTGCCAGCAAAGAACGCATCATGCTTCCTCCAGAAAAAGTTTGACCAGAAGGGCCGTTTGCTGGCCCCGGGGCAAATTGTAAGTCACAAACCGCTCAATTTCGGTCAAGGGGCGCTGGAACTTCGGGAGGAGTCGGCACCACACGCACAAACTGGCCGCGCTGCAGCAACTCCCGGCCCTTGCCTCCCCGGCCCGTGACCTCGTACTTGGTGGTACTGATCGTCTGCTCGGCGCCCCGGGTGGTCTCCACCGTCATCAGGTCGCGGTCGCCCCGCGAGGCCATGAACCCCAACACGCGGTCGTCGTCCTTGTTGAGCTTGATGAGAATGACGCCTCGGCCTGGGCCCGACAGCAGGTTGATGTCCTCGAGTTTGCAGAGCATCGCGCGGGCTTCTCGCGTGGCCGCGATCACGGTCTCGCCACCCGTCACCCGCTCGACGCCGACGATCTCGGCTCCGTCGGCAGCGCGGGCATAACGACGGCCGGACCGGGTACTGGGTTCGGCATACGGCTCAAACGAAAACCGCAGGCTGTATCCATCCGACGACACCGCCAGGGCATGCGACGGCGGCGCGGTCTCGGCGTTCTTCGATGTGATCACGCCCACGACTCTGGGATCGAGACTGACCGACCCCACAATCCGCTCCCCATCCTTGAACTTGAAGAACCGCTGGATGGGCTCGCCGTGGCCCGTGGACGCGGGAATGTCGATGATCCGCGAGGTGTAGGCCACGCCAAGGTTGGTAAAGAACACCACCGATGCCCGCGTACTGCCCGGCAGCACCGCCAGTACCTGATCGCCCTCGCGCACGCGCGTGGACGCCACGTCCTTCACTTCCTTCTGCCGCTTCACCCACCCGTCCCGGGTCACGATGACGACGTTGTCTTCATCGATGATGAAGTCGTCGGCGGTGTACTCAGGCTCATCCACTTCGCCTGTGATTTCGCTGCGGCGCGGGTCTGTTTTCGGATCGCTGTAGGTTTTCTTCACCAGCTCGATGTCCGCACGCACGATCTGCCACAGGTCTGTGTCGCGCCTCAGCAACCCGCTGATCTCTTTCGCACGTTTCCGCTTCTCGGCCAGTTCCTGCTGAATCACCAGGATCTCAAGCCGGGCGAGGCGGTAAATCTTCAGTTCGAGGATCGCGTCGGTCTGTTCGGCGTCCAGTCCGTACTTGGCGATGATCTGCGAAGCAGCGTCGGCCTTGCCCTCAGACTTGCGGACAATGCGGAGGATGTCGTCGAGGGCGTCAAAGACCTTCGCGAAGCCTTCCAGAATGTGGATGCGCTTGCCGAGGGCCGCCAATTCGTGGCTGAGCCGCGCGCGCACCACCTCAAGCCGGAAGTGCAGGAAGTGCCAGAGGATGGCGTGCAGTCCCACGCGATCGGGCTTGCCCACGGCCGGGTTCTCGGTCGGGATCAGGCACGTGAGGTTGACCGGGAAGTTGGATTGGAGCGGCGTGTTCTTGTAGAGATACGCCATCACCATCTGCTCATCGGCATCGCGCTTCAACTCGAGCGCAATCCGCACATCGTCTGTCGAAAGATCCCGGACGTCCACCAGATGGGGCAGCTTGCGCGAGAGCGCCACGTCGGCGATGCGCTCGATGAGCGTGGCCTTGCTCATCGCGTACGGCACGCTGGTGATGAAGATCGTCTTG from Acidobacteriota bacterium encodes:
- a CDS encoding helix-turn-helix transcriptional regulator, whose protein sequence is MTFFSPELKKGSTEMLVLSLIEARPRHGYEIGKLIEARSNGRITFALPTLYPTLLRMEGRGWIKGRWVEKPGERERCFYRLTPEGRRILAAQRATWLEFVAAVNDVMDAGDA
- a CDS encoding proline dehydrogenase family protein — protein: MRKALLWASTNAWIRENAMRTGFVRRSVSKFMPGERIEDAVEAAKALKPARLNTILTRLGENIAHISEADEVCEHYLKVIDLITAAGIDSQISVKPTQLGYDQDPEVCVKHCLRLIDRCEQTKTFFWLDMESSPYVDGTIALFKRLRQRTPNIGIAIQAYLFRTEKDIEELVALGSAIRMVKGAYLEPAEVAFPQKSDVDENYFKICARLLQEDAFKPGALLHIATHDIALQERLLKVIADRKVASNRYEFAMLFGIQTARQQQLAANGVRTRCLISYGEYWFPWYMRRLAERPANVWFVVRNMFKR
- a CDS encoding c-type cytochrome, coding for MMRSLLAAGLMCVCVMAVAVTKTSAQGGGQGGGQAAPLQNLQVLPKDMARQDVIALMRTFTVALGVQCTHCHVGTPQERFKDDLPAKATARKMLKMANAINADHLGVKPGEPSKATCYSCHRGALKPLAAPPAGAGGF
- a CDS encoding DNA topoisomerase IV subunit A encodes the protein MAKRSPKSPSLFDAPPTDNTVITRPPSGGDEPVALHDAAQTRYLNYALSVITSRALPDVRDGLKPVQRRILYTMWQQNLTADAKHRKCAKVVGDVMGNYHPHGDSALYETLVRMAQPFSLRYPLVDGSGNFGSLDGDNAAAMRYTECRLTRISDEMLQEIDQDTVPFRPNYDGTREEPVVLPARIPNLLVNGATGIAVGMATNIPPHHLGEVCTALVKMIDADLELTSAQLCKYIKGPDFPTGGQILNTPAEIREIYETGSGSIRMRATWQKGPETRTGKTIFITSVPYAMSKATLIERIADVALSRKLPHLVDVRDLSTDDVRIALELKRDADEQMVMAYLYKNTPLQSNFPVNLTCLIPTENPAVGKPDRVGLHAILWHFLHFRLEVVRARLSHELAALGKRIHILEGFAKVFDALDDILRIVRKSEGKADAASQIIAKYGLDAEQTDAILELKIYRLARLEILVIQQELAEKRKRAKEISGLLRRDTDLWQIVRADIELVKKTYSDPKTDPRRSEITGEVDEPEYTADDFIIDEDNVVIVTRDGWVKRQKEVKDVASTRVREGDQVLAVLPGSTRASVVFFTNLGVAYTSRIIDIPASTGHGEPIQRFFKFKDGERIVGSVSLDPRVVGVITSKNAETAPPSHALAVSSDGYSLRFSFEPYAEPSTRSGRRYARAADGAEIVGVERVTGGETVIAATREARAMLCKLEDINLLSGPGRGVILIKLNKDDDRVLGFMASRGDRDLMTVETTRGAEQTISTTKYEVTGRGGKGRELLQRGQFVRVVPTPPEVPAPLDRN
- a CDS encoding ABC transporter permease, which encodes MRDWQAYVRAHLNLPAHSPERQARIIRELGTQMEDFYRDALAGGLTEQEADIHARSQVTDWERIARDVSRADRVYREPGFVRLANAMDGSPGPTGGVLQMFSNVIRDVRFGLRQLWKAPGFSVVAILTLGLGIGSSSAIFSVVNGVLLRPLPYPEPDALVRVHELVPQYGRFSVAPANFLDWRTQNKSFERIAAYSGTSGTLIWDDGPERVQGASVSWDLMELLKVRPALGPGFEEKHDRPGGNDVLILSHGLWLRRFGGDPAVIGTSITFSGTPATIVGVMPEGFYFPSRTAEFWRPIAINPSDPPRGAHFLGVVARLKEGVTTDQAGAEMKGIAEQLAKQYPNNSANESAEIVSLLEQVVGTIRPALMTLLAAVGVVVLIVCANIANLLLVRASMREKEVAIRTALGAGRSRLAMQMLAESLVLSLTGGALGLLLAYLAIPAIQTLSAGSIPRVADVSIDGSVLGFTLVASLLTGVIFGLVPAWQASRAGAGSALKEGGRSSVGSSGKWMRNALLVAEVALSLVLLVGAALLLRSFSKLTNVDPGFNPQGVLAFQVSLPAASYADDGKVLQYYDRLLERLAATPSVTSAAAVQSLPIRGSYVLSVVIHGQPTPAPGEEPSANYRAITPDYFATMGIPVLRGRAFTRQDATTGARVTIVDEAFARRHYPGEEAIGRRIDIGNGTDNAEIIGIVGNVNYTGLDALPTPTMYMSTAQDSFNTLWVMARTEGDPNALSGTVRQIVRDLDGRLPAYSMTPLAEVVSESVAQQRFSMLLILLFGGVALFLSAVGLYGVVAYTVSLRTREIGLRMAVGASPSDVLRMIVGGGMKLALLGVALGVGGALALSQLVKAMLFEVEPSDPASYAATAALLLVVAALACYIPARRAMRVDPMVTLQQE